The following are encoded in a window of Pseudomonas sp. St316 genomic DNA:
- a CDS encoding class I SAM-dependent methyltransferase, which yields MSSLNLALRAALDQRQELLGQLHQQGTDCYRLFHGSQEGAPGLTIDRYGPQLLVQSFHQSLERDDLLQLHGIVNEQLGLETLLVYNDRARGNSRIDRQDIVYQADEAALQDLVGHEWGLNYRVRGRHAGQDPLLFLDLRNARGWVKEHSRNKSVLNLFAYTCGVGLSAAAGGAREVCNLDFAEGNLAVGRENGLLNPGLPPMEFVQSDYFPAIRQLAGLPISQRRGQKLPSYVRLEQRQYDLVLLDPPAWAKSAFGTVDLLRDYQSLLKPALLTTADNGVLICCNNLAKVPMDDWREQVLRCAEKAGRPVREWSVLTPGSDFPSLDQQPPLKTLILQL from the coding sequence ATGTCTTCCTTGAATCTGGCGCTGCGCGCCGCCCTCGACCAGCGCCAGGAGCTGCTCGGCCAACTGCACCAGCAAGGCACCGACTGCTATCGCCTGTTCCATGGCAGCCAGGAAGGCGCACCCGGCCTGACCATCGACCGCTATGGCCCGCAACTGCTGGTACAGAGTTTCCATCAATCGCTGGAGCGCGACGACCTGCTGCAACTGCATGGCATCGTCAACGAACAGCTGGGCCTGGAGACTCTCTTGGTCTACAACGATCGCGCCCGGGGCAATTCGCGCATCGACCGCCAAGACATCGTCTATCAGGCTGACGAAGCCGCCCTGCAAGATCTGGTCGGGCATGAATGGGGCTTGAATTATCGCGTCCGCGGTCGCCATGCCGGCCAGGATCCACTGCTGTTCCTCGACCTGCGCAACGCCCGGGGCTGGGTCAAGGAACACAGCCGCAACAAAAGCGTGCTGAACCTGTTCGCCTACACCTGCGGCGTCGGCCTGAGCGCTGCGGCCGGTGGCGCACGGGAGGTGTGCAACCTGGACTTCGCCGAGGGCAACCTGGCGGTGGGCCGCGAAAACGGCCTGCTCAACCCCGGTTTGCCGCCGATGGAATTCGTGCAGTCAGACTACTTCCCGGCGATTCGCCAGCTGGCCGGCCTGCCCATCAGCCAGCGTCGCGGGCAGAAACTGCCCAGCTACGTGCGCCTGGAGCAACGCCAGTACGACCTGGTGCTGCTCGATCCACCGGCCTGGGCCAAAAGTGCGTTCGGTACCGTCGACCTGTTGCGTGACTACCAAAGCCTGCTGAAACCGGCGCTGCTCACCACCGCCGACAATGGCGTGCTGATCTGCTGCAACAACCTGGCAAAAGTACCCATGGACGACTGGCGCGAGCAGGTGTTGCGTTGTGCGGAAAAAGCCGGTCGCCCGGTGCGCGAGTGGAGCGTGCTGACGCCCGGCAGCGACTTCCCCTCCCTGGACCAGCAGCCGCCGCTCAAGACGTTGATTCTCCAGCTCTAG
- the acs gene encoding acetate--CoA ligase gives MFDISQYPQADAVRRAAQLSQDEYQRLYKESIEHPSTFWAEQATRFLDWMTPWQTVQRYDLKNGDATWFAGGKLNVSANCIDRHLDSRGDQIAIIWEGDAPAESAQITYKKLHNHVCRLANVLKSRGVKKGDRVCIYMPMIPEAAYAMLACTRIGAVHSVVFGGFSPDSLRDRILDADCRTVITADEGVRGGRFIPLKRNVDKALESCPNVSTVLVVERTQGEVSWVEGRDLWYHQAMHEMSDDCPPEPMDAEDPLFILYTSGSTGKPKGVLHTTGGYLLQAAMTFKYVLDYRDNEVFWCTADVGWVTGHSYIVYGPLANGATTLIFEGVPSYPSSSRFWQVIDKHQVNIFYTAPTALRALMREGAGPLQETSRKSLRLLGSVGEPINPEAWEWYFNTVGEQRCPIVDTWWQTETGGIMLSPLVSAPRLKPGCATRPMFGVQPVLLDEVGKEISGAGSGVLAIKSSWPGQIRSVYGDHQRMVDTYFKPYPGYYFTGDGARRDEDGDYWITGRIDDVINVSGHRIGTAEVESALVLHDNIAEAAVVGYPHDLKGQGIYAFVTPMNGVEANDELKKELLAHVSKEIGSFAKPELIQWAPALPKTRSGKIMRRILRKIACNELDSLGDTSTLADPSVVEGLIEKRLNR, from the coding sequence ATGTTCGATATCAGCCAGTACCCCCAAGCCGATGCCGTCCGCCGGGCTGCGCAACTGAGTCAGGACGAGTACCAGCGGCTTTATAAAGAATCCATCGAACACCCCAGCACCTTCTGGGCCGAGCAGGCCACGCGTTTTCTCGACTGGATGACGCCCTGGCAAACTGTCCAGCGCTATGACCTCAAGAACGGCGACGCGACCTGGTTCGCCGGCGGCAAGCTGAACGTCAGCGCCAATTGCATCGACCGCCACCTGGACAGCCGTGGCGACCAGATCGCGATCATCTGGGAAGGCGATGCCCCCGCCGAATCGGCGCAAATCACTTACAAAAAACTTCACAACCATGTGTGCCGCCTGGCCAACGTACTGAAAAGCCGTGGCGTGAAAAAAGGCGACCGGGTCTGCATCTACATGCCGATGATCCCCGAGGCCGCCTACGCCATGCTCGCCTGCACCCGCATCGGCGCGGTGCACTCGGTGGTGTTCGGTGGTTTCTCGCCGGACTCGCTGCGCGACCGGATTCTCGATGCCGATTGCCGCACCGTGATCACCGCGGACGAAGGCGTGCGCGGCGGGCGTTTCATCCCACTCAAGCGCAACGTCGACAAGGCCCTGGAAAGCTGCCCGAATGTCAGCACCGTGTTGGTGGTCGAACGCACCCAAGGCGAGGTGAGCTGGGTCGAAGGTCGCGACCTGTGGTACCACCAGGCCATGCACGAGATGAGCGACGACTGCCCACCCGAACCGATGGACGCCGAAGACCCGTTGTTCATCCTCTACACCTCCGGCAGCACTGGCAAACCCAAGGGCGTGCTGCACACCACGGGCGGCTATCTGCTGCAAGCGGCGATGACGTTCAAGTACGTGCTCGATTATCGCGACAACGAAGTGTTCTGGTGCACCGCCGATGTCGGCTGGGTCACCGGCCATAGCTACATCGTCTACGGCCCACTGGCCAATGGCGCCACCACGCTGATCTTCGAGGGCGTGCCGAGCTACCCGAGCAGTTCGCGTTTCTGGCAGGTGATCGACAAGCATCAGGTCAACATCTTCTACACCGCACCGACCGCCCTGCGCGCACTGATGCGCGAAGGTGCCGGACCGTTGCAGGAAACGTCCCGCAAAAGCCTGCGATTGCTCGGCAGCGTCGGTGAGCCGATCAACCCGGAAGCGTGGGAATGGTATTTCAACACGGTAGGCGAACAACGCTGCCCGATTGTCGATACCTGGTGGCAGACCGAAACCGGCGGCATCATGCTCAGCCCGTTGGTGAGTGCACCACGGCTCAAGCCAGGCTGCGCCACCCGGCCGATGTTCGGCGTGCAACCGGTGTTGCTGGATGAAGTGGGCAAGGAAATCAGCGGCGCCGGCAGCGGCGTACTGGCGATCAAATCCAGTTGGCCAGGGCAGATTCGCAGCGTCTACGGCGATCATCAACGCATGGTCGACACTTACTTCAAACCCTACCCCGGCTATTACTTCACCGGCGACGGCGCGCGCCGCGACGAAGACGGCGATTACTGGATCACCGGGCGCATCGACGATGTGATCAACGTCTCCGGGCATCGCATCGGCACCGCCGAAGTGGAAAGCGCCCTGGTGCTGCACGACAACATTGCCGAAGCGGCCGTCGTCGGCTATCCCCACGACCTCAAGGGCCAGGGCATCTACGCCTTTGTCACGCCGATGAACGGTGTGGAGGCCAATGACGAACTGAAGAAGGAACTGCTGGCCCACGTCAGCAAGGAAATCGGCAGCTTCGCCAAGCCGGAACTGATCCAGTGGGCGCCGGCGTTGCCCAAGACCCGCTCGGGCAAGATCATGCGGCGTATTCTGCGCAAGATCGCCTGCAACGAACTCGACAGCCTCGGCGACACCTCGACCCTGGCCGATCCAAGCGTGGTGGAAGGGTTGATAGAGAAGCGCCTGAACCGCTGA
- the pgi gene encoding glucose-6-phosphate isomerase produces the protein MAYYRTPHDVTALPAWQALNDHRKAMQDFSMREAFNADPQRFNQFTLSSCGLFLDYSKNLINAQTRDLLVGLANEVDLKGAIKALFEGEIVNASENRPALHTALRRPVGDKLLVNGVNVMPDVHKVLNQITDLVGRIHDGLWRGYTEKPITDVVNIGIGGSFLGPQLVSEALLSYTHKGVRCHYLANIDGSEFHELTMKLRAETTLFIVSSKSFNTLETLKNAQAARAWYLAQGGSEAELYRHFIAVSSNNAAAVAFGIREENIFPMWDWVGGRYSLWSAIGLPIALAIGMSNFKELLSGAYSMDQHFQSAPFEQNMPVLLALLGVWYGNFWGAQSHAILPYDHYLRNITKHLQQLDMESNGKSVRQDGTPVSTDTGPVIWGGVGCNGQHAYHQLLHQGTQLIPADFIVPIVSFNPVSDHHQWLYANCLSQSQALMLGKTRAEAEAELRDKGASEEEVQKLASHKVIPGNRPSNTLVVERISPRRLGALVALYEHKVFVQSVVWGINAFDQWGVELGKELGKGVYNRLVGSEESPADDASTQGLINYFRGRHRG, from the coding sequence ATGGCGTATTACCGAACCCCTCATGACGTGACCGCTCTGCCCGCCTGGCAAGCGCTGAATGACCACCGCAAAGCCATGCAGGATTTCAGCATGCGCGAAGCGTTCAATGCCGATCCACAGCGTTTCAACCAATTCACCTTGTCGAGCTGCGGCCTGTTTCTCGACTACTCGAAAAACCTGATCAACGCCCAGACCCGCGACCTGCTGGTTGGCCTGGCCAACGAAGTCGACCTCAAGGGTGCGATCAAGGCGCTGTTCGAAGGCGAAATCGTCAACGCCTCGGAAAACCGCCCTGCCCTGCACACCGCCCTGCGTCGGCCAGTGGGCGACAAGTTGCTGGTCAACGGCGTCAACGTGATGCCCGACGTGCACAAAGTGCTGAACCAGATCACCGACCTGGTAGGTCGCATTCACGACGGCCTGTGGCGCGGCTACACCGAGAAGCCGATCACGGACGTGGTGAACATCGGCATCGGTGGCTCGTTCCTCGGCCCGCAACTGGTGTCCGAAGCACTGCTGTCCTACACCCACAAGGGCGTGCGTTGCCACTACCTGGCGAACATCGACGGCAGTGAGTTCCATGAACTGACCATGAAGCTGCGTGCCGAGACCACGCTGTTCATCGTCTCGTCGAAATCCTTCAACACCCTCGAAACCCTGAAGAACGCCCAGGCCGCCCGCGCCTGGTACCTGGCCCAGGGTGGCTCCGAAGCGGAGCTGTATCGCCACTTCATCGCCGTGTCGAGCAACAACGCCGCCGCCGTGGCCTTCGGCATCCGCGAAGAAAACATCTTCCCGATGTGGGACTGGGTCGGCGGGCGTTACTCGCTGTGGTCGGCCATCGGCCTGCCGATCGCCCTGGCCATCGGCATGTCGAACTTCAAGGAATTGCTCTCCGGTGCCTATTCCATGGACCAGCATTTCCAGAGCGCTCCGTTCGAGCAGAACATGCCGGTGCTGCTGGCACTGCTGGGCGTGTGGTACGGCAACTTCTGGGGTGCGCAGAGCCATGCGATCCTGCCGTACGACCACTACCTGCGCAACATCACCAAGCATTTGCAGCAATTGGACATGGAATCCAACGGCAAGAGCGTGCGCCAGGACGGTACACCGGTGTCGACCGACACGGGCCCGGTCATCTGGGGCGGCGTCGGCTGCAACGGCCAGCACGCCTACCACCAGTTGCTGCACCAGGGCACCCAGTTGATCCCGGCCGACTTCATCGTGCCGATCGTCAGCTTCAACCCGGTTTCCGATCATCACCAGTGGCTGTACGCCAACTGCCTGTCCCAGAGCCAGGCGCTGATGCTCGGCAAGACCCGCGCCGAAGCCGAAGCCGAGCTGCGGGACAAGGGTGCCAGCGAAGAAGAGGTGCAGAAACTGGCCTCCCACAAAGTGATCCCGGGCAACCGTCCGAGCAACACCCTGGTGGTCGAACGCATCAGCCCGCGTCGCCTCGGCGCGCTGGTGGCGCTGTATGAACACAAGGTGTTCGTGCAGAGCGTGGTCTGGGGCATCAACGCCTTCGACCAATGGGGCGTGGAGCTGGGCAAGGAACTGGGCAAGGGTGTCTACAACCGCCTGGTAGGCAGCGAAGAAAGCCCGGCCGACGATGCTTCGACCCAGGGCCTGATCAACTACTTCCGCGGGCGTCATCGCGGCTGA
- the panC gene encoding pantoate--beta-alanine ligase translates to MNTVKTVRELRAAVARARGEGKRIAFVPTMGNLHSGHVALVNKATQRADFVVASIFVNPLQFGAGEDLDKYPRTLAADQEKLLQAGCHLLFAPSVEEMYPDGMAGQTRVSVPQLSEGLCGASRPGHFEGVATVVSKLFNMVQPDLAVFGQKDFQQLAVIRALVHDLNMPIQIIGEPTVRAEDGLALSSRNGFLSPEQRAVAPVVYRGLSQIAEAITQGRRDFPALIDEQLKQLEAAGLRPDYLEIRHAKTLRPALSEDRDLVILVAAFLGTTRLIDNLHLDLDTPA, encoded by the coding sequence ATGAACACCGTCAAAACCGTACGCGAACTGCGGGCCGCCGTGGCCCGGGCCCGCGGCGAAGGCAAACGCATCGCCTTCGTGCCGACCATGGGCAACCTGCACAGTGGTCACGTGGCGCTGGTCAACAAAGCCACGCAGCGGGCCGACTTCGTGGTGGCGAGCATTTTCGTCAACCCACTGCAATTCGGTGCCGGCGAAGACCTGGACAAATACCCCCGCACGCTGGCAGCCGACCAGGAGAAACTGCTCCAGGCCGGCTGCCATCTGTTGTTCGCTCCCAGCGTCGAAGAGATGTACCCCGACGGCATGGCCGGACAGACCCGGGTCAGCGTCCCACAATTGTCCGAAGGTTTGTGCGGCGCCAGCCGTCCAGGGCATTTCGAGGGTGTGGCGACGGTGGTCAGCAAACTGTTCAACATGGTCCAGCCCGACCTGGCGGTGTTTGGCCAGAAAGATTTCCAGCAACTGGCAGTGATTCGGGCACTGGTCCATGACCTGAACATGCCGATCCAGATCATCGGCGAACCGACCGTTCGCGCCGAGGACGGCCTGGCGCTGTCGTCACGCAATGGCTTCCTCAGCCCTGAGCAGCGCGCCGTCGCGCCGGTGGTCTATCGCGGCCTGAGCCAGATTGCCGAGGCGATCACACAGGGTCGACGAGATTTCCCGGCGCTGATCGATGAGCAGCTCAAGCAACTTGAAGCTGCCGGCCTGCGCCCCGATTACCTGGAAATCCGCCACGCCAAGACCCTGCGCCCGGCACTGAGCGAGGACCGCGACCTGGTGATTCTGGTGGCTGCATTTTTGGGCACCACGCGCCTGATCGACAACCTGCACCTGGACCTCGACACGCCCGCCTGA
- the panB gene encoding 3-methyl-2-oxobutanoate hydroxymethyltransferase has protein sequence MPAITLTTLQGLKQKGEKIAMLTCYDATFAHACNEAGVEVLLVGDSLGMVLQGHDSTLPVTTAEMAYHVAAVKRGNTDALILADLPFMAYATLEQTMTNSAMLMQAGAHMVKVEGALWLADSIRLLAERGIPVCAHLGLTPQAVNILGGYKVQGRNENQARQMRADAIALEQAGAAMLLLECVPSELAEEITQAVKIPVIGIGAGHATDGQVLVLHDMLGLSITGRVPKFVKNFMAGQTSIQGALSAYVAEVKAATFPGAEHGFSA, from the coding sequence ATGCCAGCTATTACCCTGACCACGCTGCAAGGCCTCAAGCAAAAAGGCGAGAAAATCGCCATGCTGACCTGCTATGACGCAACTTTCGCCCACGCCTGCAATGAAGCCGGTGTCGAAGTGTTGCTGGTGGGCGATTCCCTCGGCATGGTGCTGCAAGGTCACGACAGCACGCTGCCGGTGACCACCGCCGAGATGGCCTACCATGTGGCCGCCGTCAAACGCGGTAACACCGACGCACTGATTCTCGCCGACCTGCCATTCATGGCCTACGCCACCCTCGAACAAACCATGACTAACAGCGCCATGCTGATGCAGGCCGGCGCCCACATGGTCAAGGTTGAAGGCGCGTTGTGGCTGGCCGATTCGATTCGACTGCTGGCCGAGCGGGGAATCCCGGTGTGCGCGCACCTGGGCCTGACCCCACAAGCGGTGAACATCCTCGGTGGCTATAAAGTCCAGGGCCGCAATGAGAACCAGGCGCGGCAGATGCGCGCCGATGCGATTGCACTGGAGCAGGCAGGCGCGGCGATGTTGCTGCTCGAATGCGTGCCCAGCGAGCTGGCGGAAGAAATCACCCAGGCGGTGAAGATCCCGGTGATCGGAATCGGCGCCGGCCACGCCACCGATGGCCAGGTACTGGTGCTGCACGACATGCTAGGGCTGTCGATCACCGGTCGCGTGCCCAAGTTCGTGAAGAACTTCATGGCAGGGCAAACGTCTATCCAGGGCGCCCTGAGTGCCTATGTCGCGGAGGTCAAGGCCGCGACCTTCCCGGGCGCCGAACACGGGTTTTCTGCATGA
- the folK gene encoding 2-amino-4-hydroxy-6-hydroxymethyldihydropteridine diphosphokinase codes for MERIYIGMGSNLAEPAEQLRSAIQALAQLPDTQLMGVSAFYQSDSLLPGQPPYTNAVAALDSRLAPLDLLDALQAIETGQGRERLERWGPRTLDLDILLFGDRLIDEPRLKVPHYHMQARAFVLYPLAELAPADLRLADGRLLRDLLAACPFVGLERLPN; via the coding sequence ATGGAACGCATCTACATCGGTATGGGCAGCAACCTGGCCGAACCCGCCGAACAATTGCGCAGTGCCATCCAGGCGCTGGCGCAATTGCCCGACACTCAGCTGATGGGGGTCTCGGCGTTTTATCAAAGCGATTCCCTGCTGCCCGGCCAGCCGCCCTACACCAATGCAGTGGCGGCGCTCGACAGCCGCCTGGCACCGCTGGACCTGCTCGATGCGCTGCAAGCCATCGAAACCGGACAAGGTCGCGAACGCCTGGAACGCTGGGGCCCGCGCACCTTGGATCTGGATATCCTGCTGTTCGGCGATCGCCTGATCGATGAACCTCGCCTCAAGGTCCCCCATTACCACATGCAGGCCCGGGCCTTCGTGCTCTACCCACTGGCCGAGTTGGCGCCCGCCGATCTGCGCCTGGCCGATGGACGCTTGCTCCGGGACTTGCTCGCGGCATGCCCGTTTGTCGGCCTCGAACGCCTACCCAACTGA
- a CDS encoding polynucleotide adenylyltransferase PcnB yields MLKKLFQSFRSPLRRTQHIRSTPEVLNSGQHSLQKAQFSRYAVNIVERLQNAGYQAYLVGGCVRDMLLNITPKDFDVATSATPEQIRAEFRNARIIGRRFKLVHIHFGREIIEVATFRANHPQNDEEEDSNQSSRNESGRILRDNVYGTLEEDAQRRDFTINALYYDPVSERILDYANGVHDIRNRLIRLIGDPKQRYQEDPVRMLRAVRFAAKLDFGIEKHSAVPIRELAPMLREIPSARLFEEVLKLFLSGHAADTFEMLVDLQLFDPLFPASAEALEHNPTYTHTLISEALINTDLRIKQNKPVTPAFLFAALLWPALPARVLRLQDRGMPPIPAMQEAAHELIAEQCQRIAIPKRFTMPIREIWDMQERLPRRSGKRADLLLDNPRFRAGYDFLLLRESAGEQTDGLGEWWTDYQDANDSERRDMIRELSSKDDGASGPRKRRRSSGAKRKRAGAPSASGE; encoded by the coding sequence ATGCTGAAGAAGCTGTTCCAGTCATTCCGTTCTCCCTTGCGTCGTACGCAACACATTCGCAGCACGCCTGAAGTGCTCAACAGCGGCCAGCATTCGCTGCAAAAGGCCCAGTTCAGCCGTTATGCGGTGAACATCGTCGAACGTTTGCAGAACGCCGGCTACCAGGCTTACCTGGTCGGTGGCTGCGTGCGCGACATGCTGCTCAACATCACCCCCAAGGATTTCGACGTCGCCACCAGCGCCACGCCGGAACAGATACGGGCCGAATTTCGCAATGCGCGGATCATTGGCCGGCGCTTCAAGCTGGTCCACATCCACTTCGGTCGCGAAATCATCGAAGTGGCAACCTTCCGCGCCAATCACCCGCAAAACGATGAAGAGGAAGACAGCAACCAGTCTTCCCGCAACGAGAGCGGGCGCATCCTGCGCGATAACGTCTACGGCACGCTGGAAGAAGACGCGCAACGCCGCGACTTCACCATCAACGCCCTGTATTACGATCCGGTCAGCGAACGCATCCTTGATTACGCCAACGGCGTACACGATATTCGCAATCGCCTGATCCGCCTGATTGGCGACCCCAAGCAGCGCTACCAGGAAGACCCGGTGCGAATGCTGCGGGCCGTGCGCTTCGCCGCCAAGCTGGATTTCGGCATCGAAAAACACAGCGCTGTGCCGATTCGCGAACTGGCGCCGATGCTGCGGGAAATCCCCTCGGCGCGCCTGTTCGAGGAAGTGCTCAAGCTGTTCCTGTCGGGCCACGCCGCAGACACCTTCGAGATGCTCGTGGACCTGCAGCTGTTCGATCCGCTGTTCCCCGCCAGCGCCGAAGCCCTGGAGCACAACCCGACCTACACCCACACCTTGATCAGCGAAGCACTGATCAACACCGACCTGCGCATCAAGCAGAACAAGCCGGTGACACCTGCGTTCCTGTTCGCCGCGTTGCTCTGGCCCGCCCTGCCGGCCCGGGTGTTGCGCCTGCAAGACCGAGGCATGCCGCCGATCCCGGCGATGCAGGAAGCTGCCCATGAGTTGATCGCCGAACAGTGCCAGCGCATCGCCATTCCAAAGCGCTTCACGATGCCGATCCGCGAGATCTGGGACATGCAGGAACGCCTGCCACGGCGCAGCGGCAAGCGTGCCGACCTGCTGCTGGACAACCCGCGTTTCCGCGCCGGCTACGACTTCCTGTTGCTGCGTGAAAGCGCGGGCGAGCAGACCGATGGCCTGGGTGAATGGTGGACCGACTACCAGGACGCCAATGACAGCGAGCGGCGCGACATGATTCGCGAGCTCAGCAGCAAGGATGACGGCGCCAGCGGCCCGCGCAAGCGCCGTCGCAGCAGCGGTGCCAAGCGCAAGCGTGCCGGTGCACCGAGCGCATCGGGCGAGTAA
- a CDS encoding sigma-54 dependent transcriptional regulator — protein sequence MPHILIVEDETIIRSALRRLLERNQYQVSEAGSVQEAQERFSIPTFDLIVSDLRLPGAPGTELIKLGQGTPVLIMTSYASLRSAVDSMKMGAVDYIAKPFDHDEMLQAVARILRDRQAATSNPAEPVGKASASAKAGASNNNGEIGIIGSCPPMQDLYSKIRKVAPTDSNVLIQGESGTGKELVARALHNLSRRAKAPMISVNCAAIPESLIESELFGHEKGAFTGASAGRAGLVEAADGGTLFLDEIGELPLEAQARLLRVLQEGEIRRVGSVQSQKVDVRLIAATHRDLKSLAKIGQFREDLYYRLHVIALKLPALRERGADVNEIAQAFLARQSARVNRTDLKFAPDAEQAIRHYAWPGNVRELENAVERAVILCESPEISADLLGIDIELSDLDDEEFIGLAPQQGGPANTTSHEPTEDLSLEDYFQHFVLEHQDHMTETELARKLGVSRKCLWERRQRLGIPRRKTGATSES from the coding sequence ATGCCGCACATTTTGATCGTCGAAGACGAAACAATTATCCGCTCCGCCTTGCGCCGCCTGCTGGAACGCAACCAGTACCAGGTCAGCGAAGCCGGTTCAGTGCAGGAAGCACAAGAACGTTTCAGCATCCCCACGTTCGACCTGATCGTCAGCGACCTGCGCCTGCCTGGCGCCCCGGGTACCGAGCTGATCAAGCTCGGCCAGGGCACGCCGGTGCTGATCATGACCAGCTACGCGAGCCTGCGCTCGGCGGTCGACTCCATGAAAATGGGCGCGGTGGACTACATCGCCAAGCCGTTCGACCACGACGAGATGCTCCAGGCCGTGGCCCGCATCCTGCGTGACCGACAAGCGGCGACCAGCAACCCTGCGGAGCCCGTTGGCAAGGCCAGTGCCTCGGCGAAAGCCGGCGCCAGCAACAATAATGGCGAGATCGGCATCATCGGTTCCTGCCCGCCCATGCAGGACCTGTACAGCAAGATCCGCAAAGTGGCGCCAACCGACTCCAATGTCCTGATCCAGGGCGAGTCCGGCACCGGCAAGGAGCTGGTAGCCCGTGCCCTGCACAACCTGTCACGCCGGGCCAAGGCGCCGATGATCTCGGTGAACTGCGCGGCGATTCCGGAGAGCCTGATCGAGTCCGAACTGTTCGGTCACGAGAAGGGTGCGTTCACCGGCGCCAGCGCAGGACGCGCCGGGCTGGTGGAAGCGGCGGACGGCGGCACGTTGTTCCTCGATGAAATCGGCGAGCTGCCGTTGGAAGCCCAGGCGCGGTTGCTGCGGGTGCTTCAGGAAGGCGAAATCCGCCGGGTCGGCTCGGTGCAGTCGCAAAAGGTCGATGTCCGCCTGATCGCGGCCACCCACCGTGACCTCAAGAGCCTGGCGAAGATCGGCCAGTTCCGCGAAGACTTGTATTACCGCTTGCACGTGATCGCCTTGAAGCTGCCCGCCCTGCGCGAGCGTGGCGCGGACGTCAATGAAATCGCCCAGGCATTCCTGGCTCGCCAGAGCGCGCGGGTCAACCGCACCGATCTCAAGTTCGCCCCGGACGCCGAACAGGCCATTCGTCATTACGCCTGGCCGGGTAACGTTCGCGAACTGGAAAACGCGGTCGAGCGGGCGGTGATCCTGTGCGAGAGCCCGGAAATCTCGGCCGACCTGCTGGGCATCGACATCGAACTGAGCGACCTGGACGACGAAGAGTTCATCGGCCTGGCCCCACAACAGGGCGGCCCTGCCAACACCACCAGCCACGAGCCCACCGAAGACCTGTCCCTGGAAGACTACTTCCAGCACTTCGTCCTGGAGCACCAGGACCACATGACCGAGACCGAACTGGCACGCAAACTGGGCGTAAGCCGCAAGTGCCTGTGGGAACGTCGCCAGCGCCTGGGAATTCCACGGCGCAAGACCGGGGCGACCAGCGAAAGCTGA